From Calonectris borealis chromosome 7, bCalBor7.hap1.2, whole genome shotgun sequence, one genomic window encodes:
- the LOC142084321 gene encoding ligand-dependent corepressor isoform X4 → MQRMIRQFAAEYTSKNSSTQDSSQPNSTKNQSLLKASLVASSPTAATAQNPVLSKLLMADQDSPLDLTVRKSQSEPSEQDGVLDLSTKKSPCAGSTSLSHSPGCSSTPGNGRPGRPSQHHPEGLQSGDGVPPRSLQDGTREGYGHSTSLKVPLARSLQISEELLSRNQFSTAASHGPSGLQNHGQHLILSREASWAKPHYEFNFSRMKFRGNGALSNISDLPFLTENSAFQKMALQNKQDGKKDVSHSSPVDLKIPQVRGMDLSWESRTGDQYSYSSLVMGSQTESALSKKLRAILPKQNRRNLLDAGPDSWGSDAEQSTSGQPYPTSDQEGDPGSKQPRKKRGRYRQYNSEILEEAISVVMSGKMSVSKAQSIYGIPHSTLEYKVKERLGTLKNPPKKKMKLMRSEGQDVSVKIELDPQGEAAQSANELKDE, encoded by the exons ATGCAGCGAATGATCCGACAGTTTGCTGCTGAATATACCTCAAAAAATAGCTCTACTCAGGACTCCAGCCAGCCCAATAGCACAAAGAACCAAAGCCTGCTGAAAGCATCTCTGGTCGCCTCCTCTCCCACGGCTGCAACTGCTCAGAACCCTGTGCTCAGCAAACTTCTCATGGCTGACCAAGACTCACCTCTGGACCTTACTGTCAGAAAGTCTCAGTCAGAACCTAGTGAACAAG ACGGTGTGCTTGATTTATCCACTAAGAAGAGTCCTTGTGCCGGCAGCACCTCTCTGAGTCACTCTCCAGGGTGCTCCAGTACTCCGGGAAATGG GCGACCTGGGAGACCCAGCCAGCACCATCCGGAGGGACTACAGAGTGGTGATGGGGTACCTCCAAGAAGCTTGCAGGATGGAACCAGGGAAGGTTATGGCCACTCCACATCTCTTAAAGTACCGCTGGCTCGATCACTCCAGATTAGTGAAGAACTGCTGAGCAGAAACCAGTTTTCTACAGCTGCCAGCCATGGGCCATCTGGACTACAGAATCATGGACAGCACTTAATATTATCCAGGGAGGCTTCTTGGGCAAAACCACACTACGAATTCAATTTCAGCCGCATGAAATTCAGGGGAAATGGTGCACTCAGCAACATCAGTGACCTtccttttcttacagaaaactcTGCCTTTCAAAAAATGGCACTTCAAAATAAACAGGATGGGAAAAAGGACGTGAGCCATTCGTCTCCTGTGGATTTAAAGATACCACAAGTTCGAGGCATGGACCTTTCATGGGAGTCCCGCACTGGTGACCAGTACAGCTATAGCTCTTTGGTAATGGGTTCACAAACGGAGAGCGCGCTTAGCAAAAAGTTAAGGGCTatccttccaaaacaaaacaggagaaattTGCTGGATGCTGGACCAGATTCCTGGGGCTCAGATGCTGAGCAGTCTACCTCTGGACAGCCATATCCCACCTCAGATCAAGAGGGAGATCCTGGCTCCAAGCAACctaggaagaaaagagggagataCAGACAGTACAACAGCGAGATACTGGAGGAAGCAATCTCTGTGGTTATGAGCGGGAAAATGAGTGTTTCCAAAGCTCAGAGTATTTATGGGATCCCCCACAGTACACTGGAGTACAAAGTTAAAGAGAGGCTGGGCACTTTGAAAAaccctccaaagaaaaaaatgaaattaatgaggTCGGAGGGGCAGGATGTTTCAGTAAAGATTGAATTAGATCcccagggagaagcagcacaAAGTGCGAATGAATTGAAAGATGAGTAG
- the LOC142084321 gene encoding ligand-dependent corepressor isoform X3, which yields MASPCGRQQCSIERRGVRHQLDSWRHKLIHCEHLVSLDEPASEAGQEALLRQEQAKIIRFERQAEEFLNAVFYRKDSPRVSDPNIPLVAREIMQRMIRQFAAEYTSKNSSTQDSSQPNSTKNQSLLKASLVASSPTAATAQNPVLSKLLMADQDSPLDLTVRKSQSEPSEQDGVLDLSTKKSPCAGSTSLSHSPGCSSTPGNGRPGRPSQHHPEGLQSGDGVPPRSLQDGTREGYGHSTSLKVPLARSLQISEELLSRNQFSTAASHGPSGLQNHGQHLILSREASWAKPHYEFNFSRMKFRGNGALSNISDLPFLTENSAFQKMALQNKQDGKKDVSHSSPVDLKIPQVRGMDLSWESRTGDQYSYSSLVMGSQTESALSKKLRAILPKQNRRNLLDAGPDSWGSDAEQSTSGQPYPTSDQEGDPGSKQPRKKRGRYRQYNSEILEEAISVVMSGKMSVSKAQSIYGIPHSTLEYKVKERLGTLKNPPKKKMKLMRSEGQDVSVKIELDPQGEAAQSANELKDE from the exons GAACACTTAGTCAGTCTGGATGAGCCAGCCTCGGAAGCTGGACAAGAAGCTCTGCTTAGACAAGAGCAAGCAAAAATCATTCGTTTTGAAAGGCAAGCGGAAGAGTTCCTCAATGCAGTCTTTTACAGAAAAG ACAGTCCTAGGGTCTCTGACCCCAATATTCCCCTAGTGGCCCGTGAGATCATGCAGCGAATGATCCGACAGTTTGCTGCTGAATATACCTCAAAAAATAGCTCTACTCAGGACTCCAGCCAGCCCAATAGCACAAAGAACCAAAGCCTGCTGAAAGCATCTCTGGTCGCCTCCTCTCCCACGGCTGCAACTGCTCAGAACCCTGTGCTCAGCAAACTTCTCATGGCTGACCAAGACTCACCTCTGGACCTTACTGTCAGAAAGTCTCAGTCAGAACCTAGTGAACAAG ACGGTGTGCTTGATTTATCCACTAAGAAGAGTCCTTGTGCCGGCAGCACCTCTCTGAGTCACTCTCCAGGGTGCTCCAGTACTCCGGGAAATGG GCGACCTGGGAGACCCAGCCAGCACCATCCGGAGGGACTACAGAGTGGTGATGGGGTACCTCCAAGAAGCTTGCAGGATGGAACCAGGGAAGGTTATGGCCACTCCACATCTCTTAAAGTACCGCTGGCTCGATCACTCCAGATTAGTGAAGAACTGCTGAGCAGAAACCAGTTTTCTACAGCTGCCAGCCATGGGCCATCTGGACTACAGAATCATGGACAGCACTTAATATTATCCAGGGAGGCTTCTTGGGCAAAACCACACTACGAATTCAATTTCAGCCGCATGAAATTCAGGGGAAATGGTGCACTCAGCAACATCAGTGACCTtccttttcttacagaaaactcTGCCTTTCAAAAAATGGCACTTCAAAATAAACAGGATGGGAAAAAGGACGTGAGCCATTCGTCTCCTGTGGATTTAAAGATACCACAAGTTCGAGGCATGGACCTTTCATGGGAGTCCCGCACTGGTGACCAGTACAGCTATAGCTCTTTGGTAATGGGTTCACAAACGGAGAGCGCGCTTAGCAAAAAGTTAAGGGCTatccttccaaaacaaaacaggagaaattTGCTGGATGCTGGACCAGATTCCTGGGGCTCAGATGCTGAGCAGTCTACCTCTGGACAGCCATATCCCACCTCAGATCAAGAGGGAGATCCTGGCTCCAAGCAACctaggaagaaaagagggagataCAGACAGTACAACAGCGAGATACTGGAGGAAGCAATCTCTGTGGTTATGAGCGGGAAAATGAGTGTTTCCAAAGCTCAGAGTATTTATGGGATCCCCCACAGTACACTGGAGTACAAAGTTAAAGAGAGGCTGGGCACTTTGAAAAaccctccaaagaaaaaaatgaaattaatgaggTCGGAGGGGCAGGATGTTTCAGTAAAGATTGAATTAGATCcccagggagaagcagcacaAAGTGCGAATGAATTGAAAGATGAGTAG